In Candidatus Promineifilum breve, one genomic interval encodes:
- a CDS encoding VIT domain-containing protein has protein sequence MKTSTMLAVLLVALFALGIPAARAQGRITPEPVIPPPIDEPLPPICIDGCPPPIWNMAGLEIPYQRVNVTIENQVAVTHVEQLFRNPTGQLLEGTYFFPLPPGAAVSQLTMWVDGVPIEAKILPAAEARGIYDAIVRQMRDPALLEYVGSDAIQANVFPIPPGGERRVEIEYTHLLTADNGAFRYVYPQSAGLYTDTPLDEQSIRVELQSAEAIRTLYSPSHAVAIDRASDFSAVVGYEAANVAPTDDFELFYTVSPEAIGLTLLSYKEPNEDGFFLLLVAPGLETSEVVAKDVIIVLDTSGSMEGEKMAQAQAAAAYVIEHLNPDDRFALVSFSTGVSLYEPTLLPAGAPGDYHQYIDSLTAVGGTNISGALLEAANLVGERPTTILFLTDGLATEGITDTPLLLQTVGAALRPDFRAANARVFAFGVGDDVDTTLLDTLAAEQRGTTTYVRPGQAVDEAVSGLYAKIGSPVLTDLVLDLGGIRADQVYPATLPDLFAGSQLVVAGRYRDGGPTTITLSGNANGRPQTFTYADQTFRDEGGEPFIPRLWATRAIGHLMQQIRLNGENAELVQSIVNLSTRYGVITPYTSFLIEEDDIDAQTSNGVPLMDASQALAAPAAVSGAEAVERAAAESALAVAEAPAPMATMVATDAGGQAIAQAAVQTASRRTFFLRDGVWVDSAHDPATAPRVIAFASDAYFALLSARPELGEALALGEEMIVVVDGEALRITAEGDDAPTTAQATPAPYPVTPPETTPVDEATPAGQGMTAFGVGVPGCASALLLPLLVMAGWGLSRRKR, from the coding sequence ATGAAGACGAGTACCATGTTAGCCGTTTTGTTAGTCGCCCTGTTCGCGCTGGGCATCCCCGCCGCCCGCGCCCAGGGGCGCATCACCCCTGAGCCGGTCATCCCGCCGCCCATCGACGAGCCGCTGCCGCCGATCTGCATCGACGGCTGCCCGCCGCCCATCTGGAACATGGCCGGGCTGGAGATTCCCTACCAGCGGGTCAACGTCACCATCGAAAATCAGGTGGCCGTGACCCACGTCGAGCAGCTTTTCCGCAACCCCACCGGCCAACTGCTGGAGGGGACCTATTTCTTCCCCCTGCCGCCCGGCGCGGCCGTGTCGCAACTGACGATGTGGGTTGACGGCGTGCCCATCGAGGCCAAAATCCTGCCCGCGGCCGAGGCGCGCGGCATCTACGACGCCATCGTCCGCCAGATGCGCGACCCGGCCCTGCTGGAGTACGTCGGCAGCGACGCCATCCAGGCCAACGTCTTCCCCATCCCGCCCGGCGGCGAGCGGCGGGTGGAGATCGAATACACCCACCTGCTGACGGCCGACAACGGCGCCTTCCGCTACGTCTATCCCCAATCGGCCGGCCTCTACACCGACACGCCGCTGGACGAGCAATCGATCCGCGTCGAACTCCAGTCCGCTGAGGCCATCCGCACCCTCTACTCGCCCAGCCACGCCGTGGCCATCGACCGGGCAAGCGATTTCAGCGCCGTCGTCGGCTACGAAGCGGCCAACGTCGCGCCCACCGACGATTTCGAGTTGTTCTACACCGTTTCGCCCGAGGCCATCGGCCTGACCCTGCTCAGCTACAAGGAGCCAAACGAGGACGGCTTCTTCCTGCTGCTGGTCGCTCCCGGCCTGGAAACGAGCGAGGTCGTGGCCAAGGACGTGATCATCGTGCTGGACACCAGCGGCAGCATGGAGGGCGAGAAGATGGCCCAGGCCCAGGCCGCGGCGGCCTATGTGATCGAGCATCTCAATCCCGACGACCGCTTCGCCCTGGTCAGCTTCAGCACCGGCGTCAGCCTTTACGAGCCGACGTTATTGCCGGCCGGCGCGCCGGGCGACTACCACCAATACATCGACAGCCTGACCGCCGTGGGCGGCACGAACATCAGCGGCGCGCTGCTGGAGGCGGCCAACCTGGTTGGCGAGCGGCCGACGACCATTCTCTTCCTGACCGATGGGCTGGCAACCGAGGGCATCACCGACACGCCGCTGCTGTTGCAGACTGTCGGCGCGGCCCTGCGACCGGATTTCCGCGCCGCCAATGCCCGCGTCTTCGCCTTCGGTGTCGGCGACGACGTGGACACGACCCTGCTGGACACGCTGGCCGCCGAGCAGCGCGGCACCACCACCTACGTGCGCCCCGGCCAGGCCGTCGATGAGGCCGTCAGCGGTCTCTACGCCAAGATCGGCTCGCCGGTGCTGACCGACCTGGTGCTCGACCTGGGCGGCATCCGCGCCGATCAGGTCTACCCGGCCACGCTGCCCGATCTGTTCGCCGGGTCGCAACTGGTGGTCGCCGGGCGCTATCGCGACGGCGGCCCGACGACGATCACCCTCAGCGGCAACGCCAACGGCCGGCCGCAGACCTTCACCTATGCCGACCAAACGTTCCGCGACGAGGGGGGCGAGCCGTTCATCCCCCGGCTGTGGGCCACGCGGGCCATCGGCCACCTGATGCAGCAAATCCGGTTGAATGGCGAGAACGCTGAACTGGTGCAATCCATCGTCAACCTGAGCACGCGCTATGGCGTCATCACCCCCTACACCAGCTTCCTGATCGAAGAGGATGACATTGACGCTCAGACGAGCAACGGCGTGCCGCTCATGGATGCATCCCAGGCATTGGCCGCGCCGGCGGCGGTCAGCGGCGCGGAGGCCGTGGAGCGGGCGGCGGCCGAGAGCGCGCTGGCCGTGGCCGAGGCCCCCGCGCCGATGGCGACGATGGTCGCCACGGACGCCGGCGGTCAGGCCATCGCCCAGGCCGCTGTGCAGACGGCCAGCCGCCGCACCTTCTTCCTCCGCGATGGGGTGTGGGTCGATAGCGCCCATGACCCGGCCACCGCGCCGCGGGTCATCGCCTTCGCCTCCGACGCCTACTTCGCGTTGCTGAGCGCCCGGCCGGAACTGGGCGAGGCGCTGGCGCTGGGCGAGGAGATGATCGTCGTCGTCGATGGCGAGGCGCTGCGGATTACGGCCGAAGGCGACGACGCGCCCACGACTGCCCAGGCGACGCCGGCCCCCTACCCGGTAACGCCCCCCGAGACGACGCCCGTTGACGAAGCGACGCCGGCCGGCCAAGGCATGACCGCCTTTGGTGTGGGTGTGCCCGGTTGCGCCTCGGCGTTGCTTCTGCCGTTGCTGGTAATGGCGGGGTGGGGGTTATCGCGGCGCAAGAGGTAG
- a CDS encoding FRG domain-containing protein: MTDIPINSWLDLHDKLFQSVWQPDILRFRAQIAYRGLSFAGWELTTSLMRLGRGYDRMERHLLRNFRKYAHRDAVPNDSNWNWLTLAQHHGLPTRLMDWTFSPYVAMHFATADPNQFECDGAIWAVDYVRIHQMLPLVLRRELEREGADLFTVEMLDRVTPALATLEALDETPLLFFLEPPSIDDRVVNQYALLSVVSRSTARADEWLAQHPECFVRYIIPAPLKWEIRDKLDQANITERVLFPGLDGLSTWLKRHYTPRSE; this comes from the coding sequence ATGACCGACATCCCCATCAACTCCTGGCTTGACCTGCACGACAAGCTGTTCCAGTCCGTCTGGCAGCCGGACATCCTGCGCTTCCGGGCGCAGATCGCCTATCGCGGCCTGTCCTTCGCCGGGTGGGAGCTGACCACGTCGCTGATGCGCCTCGGCCGCGGCTACGACCGCATGGAGCGCCATCTGTTGCGCAATTTCCGCAAGTATGCCCACCGTGACGCCGTGCCCAATGACTCCAACTGGAACTGGCTGACGCTGGCCCAGCACCACGGCCTGCCGACACGGCTCATGGACTGGACCTTCTCGCCCTACGTCGCCATGCACTTCGCCACGGCCGACCCCAACCAGTTCGAATGCGACGGGGCGATCTGGGCCGTCGATTACGTGCGCATCCACCAGATGCTGCCGCTGGTGCTGCGCCGCGAACTGGAGCGCGAGGGGGCCGACCTGTTCACGGTGGAGATGCTGGATCGGGTGACGCCGGCCCTGGCGACGCTGGAGGCGCTGGACGAGACGCCGCTGTTGTTCTTCCTGGAGCCGCCGTCGATCGATGACCGGGTGGTGAACCAGTACGCGCTGCTGTCGGTGGTGTCGCGCTCCACGGCGCGGGCCGACGAGTGGCTGGCGCAACACCCGGAGTGCTTCGTGCGCTATATCATCCCCGCCCCACTCAAATGGGAGATTCGCGACAAGCTGGATCAGGCCAACATCACCGAGCGCGTGCTCTTTCCGGGGCTGGATGGGCTGAGCACCTGGCTGAAGCGGCATTATACGCCGAGGAGTGAGTGA
- a CDS encoding M4 family metallopeptidase — MKGNSHPRRGGRLMLVLALPVLLLLLVFASASGAEPAASGVDAAPAAQPDSSGLQRLVEATGGRAVFSQNSATGKVGFLRITGEEGLSLAAGESVEAESAAFFQQYGSIFGISDAAAELTSLGATTDAVGMQHLSYRQVYQGVPVFAAILRVHYNAAGALSAANGVFVPSINVNVAPSRSATSAASTAIAATALSHSIDGSTVLASDLSAAATKLYVYRDGLIQGVPGSDYLVYEVEVRGGAAVRDFVYVDAHTGKVVNHIAAASDALYRKLYEQNTGNLVWQEGNAFPGALNVDQQNIVNFSGHSYAFFSNAFGRDSYDAAGAQMRSVNNDPTISCPNANWNGVTTNYCNGVTSDDVVAHEWGHAYTEYTHGLIYQWQSGALNESYSDIWGETVDMINGMQTDTPAPVRTVNSCSTFETTPPVLVINSPAAIAGTYVAGSASFGPALTVAGLTGNVVVGVDPADGAGPTTTDACSPLTNAAAVAGKVALVDRGTCSFTIKVKNAQNAGATGVIVADNVAQPVAGMSGTDATITIPSLRVTLATGNLIKGQLPTPGVNASLKLAGGNPAEASYRWLMGEDSTAFGGNIRDMWDPTCKGDPGKVSDTEYWCATGDGGGVHTNSGVPNHGYALLVDGGTYNGQAITSIGMVKAAHIYWRAMTTYQTPTSGFADHADALETACTDLIGQNLTGLSTGAPAGPSGQSINASDCAEVADMIDAVQLRTDPTQCNFQPLLDPNAPALCAIDAPSEIYSEDFESGLGGWTLTNQGVYAGWPNFNWAADASLPGGRAGTGAYGTAPDAGNCDAGPGDISGAMQMASSTINIPAGANTPRLAFDHYVATEAGYDGGNLKISVNGGAFTLVPAVAFTFNDYNTTLVTAAGGNTNPLAGQAGFSGTDGGELGGSWGQSQVNLGAAGVVPGDSVKLRYDMGMDGCGGIDGWYVDDVTVYSCENVTPVCTGAVASTTRLWPANHKFKSINVVGVTDPDGDPLSITINSIFQDEAVDAHHSGNTAPDGTGLGTNTAKVRAERVSKGNGRVYYISYTAEDTDGATCSGTVTVGVPKNVNGTPVGEGPLYNSTVTP, encoded by the coding sequence ATGAAAGGAAACTCGCATCCGCGACGAGGCGGCCGGTTGATGTTGGTACTGGCCCTGCCTGTTTTGTTATTGCTCTTGGTCTTTGCATCGGCATCGGGCGCAGAACCGGCCGCGAGCGGCGTAGACGCCGCGCCGGCCGCGCAACCCGATAGTAGCGGCCTGCAACGCCTGGTGGAAGCCACCGGCGGCCGGGCCGTCTTCAGCCAGAATTCGGCCACCGGCAAGGTGGGCTTCCTGCGCATCACCGGCGAGGAAGGCCTGTCCCTGGCCGCCGGCGAATCGGTCGAGGCCGAGTCGGCTGCCTTCTTCCAACAGTACGGTAGCATTTTCGGCATCAGCGACGCGGCGGCCGAATTGACCTCTCTGGGGGCCACGACCGACGCTGTGGGAATGCAGCACCTGTCCTATCGGCAGGTCTATCAGGGTGTGCCGGTCTTTGCCGCTATCCTGCGTGTCCACTATAACGCCGCCGGGGCCTTGAGCGCCGCCAACGGCGTATTCGTGCCGAGCATCAACGTCAACGTGGCGCCCTCGCGCAGCGCGACATCGGCCGCGTCCACGGCCATCGCCGCCACCGCTCTGAGCCACTCCATCGACGGCAGCACGGTCCTTGCGTCCGATCTGAGCGCCGCCGCCACCAAGCTCTACGTCTACCGCGACGGCCTGATCCAGGGCGTGCCCGGGTCGGACTACCTGGTCTATGAGGTCGAGGTGCGAGGCGGAGCCGCCGTGCGCGATTTCGTCTACGTCGATGCCCACACCGGCAAGGTCGTCAACCACATCGCCGCCGCCTCGGACGCTCTGTATCGCAAGCTGTATGAGCAGAACACCGGCAACCTGGTGTGGCAAGAAGGGAATGCGTTCCCCGGCGCGCTCAACGTCGACCAACAGAACATCGTCAACTTCAGCGGCCACTCGTATGCCTTCTTCAGCAATGCCTTCGGGCGCGATTCGTACGATGCCGCCGGGGCGCAGATGCGTTCGGTGAACAACGACCCGACGATCTCCTGTCCCAATGCCAACTGGAACGGGGTCACGACCAATTATTGCAACGGCGTGACGTCCGATGACGTGGTCGCCCACGAGTGGGGCCACGCCTATACCGAATACACCCACGGCCTGATCTACCAGTGGCAGTCGGGCGCGCTCAACGAGTCGTACTCCGACATCTGGGGCGAGACGGTGGACATGATCAACGGGATGCAGACCGACACGCCGGCCCCGGTGCGCACGGTGAACTCCTGCTCGACGTTCGAGACGACCCCGCCCGTGCTGGTCATCAACAGTCCGGCGGCCATCGCCGGCACCTATGTCGCCGGCTCGGCAAGCTTTGGGCCGGCGCTGACGGTCGCGGGCCTCACCGGCAACGTGGTCGTGGGTGTCGACCCGGCGGACGGGGCGGGACCGACCACGACCGACGCCTGCTCGCCGCTGACCAACGCGGCGGCCGTGGCCGGTAAGGTTGCTCTGGTCGACCGCGGAACTTGCAGCTTCACAATCAAGGTGAAGAATGCCCAGAACGCCGGGGCCACTGGCGTGATCGTAGCCGACAACGTGGCCCAACCCGTCGCCGGAATGTCCGGCACCGATGCTACCATCACCATCCCGTCGCTGCGCGTTACGTTGGCAACCGGCAACCTGATCAAGGGGCAATTGCCGACGCCGGGAGTGAACGCCTCACTGAAATTGGCCGGCGGGAACCCGGCCGAGGCCTCCTATCGCTGGCTGATGGGCGAGGACTCGACCGCCTTCGGCGGCAACATCCGCGATATGTGGGATCCGACCTGCAAGGGCGACCCCGGCAAGGTGTCCGATACCGAGTATTGGTGCGCCACGGGCGACGGCGGCGGCGTCCACACCAACTCGGGCGTGCCTAACCACGGCTATGCCCTGTTGGTGGATGGCGGCACCTATAACGGCCAGGCCATCACGAGCATCGGCATGGTCAAGGCGGCCCACATCTACTGGCGGGCCATGACTACGTACCAGACGCCGACGTCGGGTTTCGCCGACCACGCCGACGCGTTGGAAACGGCCTGCACCGACCTGATCGGCCAGAACCTGACCGGCCTGAGCACGGGCGCGCCGGCCGGCCCGTCGGGCCAGTCAATCAACGCCTCTGACTGCGCCGAAGTAGCCGACATGATCGACGCCGTCCAACTGCGCACCGATCCGACGCAGTGTAACTTCCAACCGCTGCTCGACCCGAACGCGCCGGCCTTGTGCGCCATCGACGCGCCGAGCGAGATCTACAGCGAGGACTTTGAGTCCGGGCTGGGCGGCTGGACGCTGACCAACCAGGGCGTTTACGCCGGGTGGCCGAACTTCAACTGGGCGGCCGACGCCAGTCTGCCGGGTGGCCGGGCCGGAACCGGCGCCTATGGCACCGCTCCCGACGCGGGCAACTGCGACGCGGGTCCCGGCGACATCTCCGGCGCGATGCAGATGGCCAGCAGCACGATCAACATCCCGGCCGGCGCCAACACGCCGCGCCTGGCGTTCGATCACTACGTGGCGACCGAGGCGGGCTATGACGGCGGTAATCTGAAGATCAGCGTCAACGGCGGGGCCTTTACCCTGGTGCCGGCGGTGGCGTTCACCTTCAATGATTACAATACCACGTTGGTAACCGCCGCCGGCGGCAACACCAACCCGTTGGCCGGGCAGGCCGGTTTCTCCGGCACCGACGGCGGCGAATTGGGCGGCAGCTGGGGCCAATCGCAGGTCAATCTGGGCGCGGCCGGCGTGGTTCCGGGCGACTCGGTCAAATTGCGCTACGATATGGGCATGGACGGCTGTGGCGGCATCGATGGCTGGTACGTGGACGACGTGACCGTCTACTCGTGCGAGAACGTGACCCCAGTCTGCACCGGAGCCGTGGCCTCCACGACGCGCCTCTGGCCGGCGAACCACAAGTTCAAGTCGATCAACGTCGTGGGCGTGACCGATCCCGATGGGGATCCCCTGTCGATCACCATCAACAGTATCTTCCAGGACGAAGCGGTAGACGCGCACCATAGCGGCAACACCGCGCCGGACGGTACAGGCCTGGGCACGAACACGGCCAAGGTCCGCGCCGAGCGGGTCAGCAAGGGCAACGGCCGCGTCTACTACATCAGCTACACGGCTGAGGACACTGATGGCGCCACGTGCAGTGGCACGGTGACCGTCGGCGTGCCCAAGAACGTCAACGGCACCCCCGTGGGCGAAGGCCCGCTGTACAATTCAACGGTTACCCCGTAG
- a CDS encoding helix-turn-helix domain-containing protein, with the protein MTTTIDTVRAQWPILEPIFLIRNEREYDAAVARLNDLLDEVGTDENHPLYGLLDTLGTLIEAYEAEYEPLPPVSGADMLQYLMEEHGLRQADLSEIGSQGVVSEILSGKRELNVRQIRALAERFEVSPAVFV; encoded by the coding sequence ATGACGACGACGATTGATACTGTTCGAGCGCAGTGGCCTATCCTGGAGCCGATTTTTCTGATCCGCAATGAGCGGGAATATGATGCGGCCGTGGCGCGGCTAAACGATCTCCTGGACGAAGTGGGCACGGATGAGAATCACCCCCTTTATGGACTCCTCGATACGCTGGGCACGCTGATCGAAGCCTATGAGGCGGAGTATGAGCCTTTGCCGCCGGTAAGTGGCGCGGATATGCTCCAATACCTCATGGAAGAGCATGGGCTGCGACAGGCGGACTTATCGGAGATCGGCTCACAAGGGGTTGTTTCCGAAATCCTGAGCGGCAAGCGGGAACTCAACGTACGGCAGATCCGAGCGTTAGCGGAGCGGTTTGAGGTATCGCCGGCGGTGTTCGTCTGA
- a CDS encoding alpha/beta fold hydrolase has product MIPHDNFPGHGPTLHFSHPNAYTPGCFRRFLAPFSAHYRVIAARHRPLWYLSPGAPAVAGPETFHDWNIIADDLLRFLDQERLEGIIGVGHSLGAVATMKAARREPERFRALVLVEPVFLPPAVLAAVRANPTAAAERPFVLAARRRRDRWPDRQAAFDRFRDKPVFAGFPDTTLWDYVNEGLHDDPATGEVALSFPRDWEAAFYAHPPLDVWDDLPDLRLPTLAVRGAASDTLFPEAWALWQTLQSSATFVEFDGLGHMLTLEAPEDVAAAVLYWLADVGLGGGEE; this is encoded by the coding sequence ATGATCCCCCACGACAACTTCCCCGGCCACGGCCCCACGCTCCACTTTTCCCATCCCAACGCCTACACGCCGGGCTGCTTCCGGCGCTTTCTGGCCCCCTTCAGCGCGCACTACCGCGTCATCGCCGCGCGCCACCGGCCGCTGTGGTATCTGTCGCCCGGCGCGCCGGCCGTGGCCGGGCCGGAGACGTTCCACGACTGGAACATCATCGCCGACGACCTGCTGCGCTTTCTCGATCAGGAGCGGCTGGAGGGCATCATCGGCGTGGGCCATTCGCTGGGCGCGGTGGCGACGATGAAGGCCGCGCGGCGCGAGCCGGAGCGCTTCCGGGCGCTGGTGCTGGTCGAGCCGGTGTTCCTGCCGCCGGCCGTGCTCGCGGCCGTGCGCGCCAACCCGACTGCCGCCGCCGAGCGGCCGTTTGTGTTGGCCGCCCGCCGCCGCCGCGACCGCTGGCCCGACCGCCAGGCAGCCTTCGACCGCTTCCGCGACAAGCCGGTTTTCGCCGGGTTCCCCGACACGACGCTGTGGGATTACGTGAACGAGGGGCTACACGACGACCCGGCCACGGGCGAGGTGGCGCTCAGCTTCCCGCGCGACTGGGAGGCGGCCTTCTACGCCCATCCGCCGCTGGACGTGTGGGACGATCTGCCCGACCTGCGCCTGCCCACGCTGGCCGTGCGCGGCGCGGCGTCGGATACGCTCTTCCCCGAAGCCTGGGCGCTGTGGCAGACTCTGCAATCGTCAGCCACATTCGTAGAGTTCGACGGGCTGGGCCACATGCTGACCCTGGAAGCGCCGGAGGATGTGGCGGCGGCCGTGTTGTATTGGTTAGCGGATGTGGGGCTGGGGGGTGGTGAAGAGTAA
- a CDS encoding DEAD/DEAH box helicase: MLAPLLDHLRANRDFIANVVAWERIPARPARYGPLPEAVDPRLAAALRARGIDQLYSHQAAAIGAVARGENVVVATATASGKSLVYTLPVLSRLAARPDARALYLFPTKALAHDQEAETAALIAAASLPVAVHTYDGDTPRGKRSAVRAAGGVLITNPDMLHAGILPFHPSWRALFGALEFVVIDEIHTYRGVFGSHVANVLRRLQRLCRFYGSDPRFICASATIANPQEHAERLVEQPFTLIDESQNGAPQGRKDFILYNPPIIDETLGLRASTVLAAKDAATTFLAQDVQTIVFARARQTVELLLGYLRDEMAYLGRGPDRTAIAGYRGGYLPLERRAIEAGLRDGAVRGVVATNALELGIDIGQLDAAVLTGYPGTVASTWQQAGRAGRRAERSAAVLVAGNSALDQYLCLHPRYLFGRSPEHALTNPDNLPILTRHLLCAAFELPFDSDEAFGGFDPVQPVLDELARAGDLHATRDRYHYVGDSPSTGVSLRTGGDDSVVIQDNSGPQPNVIGQIDLAGATTMVHEGAIYIHQAQTFLVEKLDWDGRLAEVRPVEVDYYTRAAVGSNIRRLEAVEEKEQGGLTIAHGEATVITQATGYRKVRRYTSETLGFGPIDLPALTLETTGYWLIFSEALTDRLYDLGILLRPNEYGPNWRAQRQLALERDGFRCRTCGASGEESMLHVHHIRPFREYGYVPGENEHYRTANQLDNLVTLCPSCHRRAEAGQQTRSALSGLGYVLRNLAPLFLMCDPEDISVSAESLSPVTRAPTLVIYERAPAGVGFSARLYELHDTLLAAALELVGDCRCAAGCPACVGPPGDIGPDTKEVTRQLLEILVVTH; this comes from the coding sequence ATGTTAGCCCCCCTCCTCGATCACCTCCGCGCCAACCGCGACTTCATCGCCAACGTCGTCGCCTGGGAGCGCATCCCCGCCCGCCCGGCGCGCTACGGCCCGCTGCCTGAGGCGGTCGATCCACGACTGGCGGCGGCGCTGCGGGCGCGGGGCATCGACCAACTCTACAGCCATCAGGCGGCGGCCATCGGGGCTGTGGCGCGCGGCGAAAATGTTGTCGTCGCCACGGCCACAGCCAGCGGCAAATCATTGGTCTATACCCTGCCGGTGCTGTCGCGGCTGGCCGCCCGGCCCGACGCCCGTGCCCTCTACCTGTTTCCGACCAAGGCGCTGGCCCACGACCAGGAAGCGGAGACGGCCGCCCTCATCGCCGCCGCCAGCCTGCCCGTGGCCGTCCACACCTACGATGGCGACACGCCGCGCGGCAAGCGTTCGGCCGTGCGCGCCGCCGGTGGCGTGCTTATCACCAACCCCGACATGCTCCACGCCGGCATCCTGCCCTTTCACCCCTCGTGGCGGGCGCTGTTCGGCGCGCTGGAGTTCGTGGTCATCGACGAGATCCACACCTATCGCGGCGTGTTCGGCAGCCACGTCGCCAACGTATTGCGCCGCCTGCAACGGCTGTGCCGCTTCTACGGCAGCGATCCGCGCTTCATCTGCGCCTCGGCCACCATCGCCAATCCGCAGGAACACGCCGAACGATTGGTTGAACAGCCGTTCACCCTGATCGACGAGTCGCAAAACGGCGCGCCCCAGGGGCGCAAGGATTTCATCCTCTATAACCCGCCGATCATCGATGAGACGCTCGGCCTGCGGGCCAGCACGGTGCTGGCGGCCAAAGACGCGGCCACGACCTTCCTGGCCCAGGACGTGCAGACAATCGTCTTCGCCCGCGCCCGGCAGACGGTGGAGCTGCTACTGGGCTATCTGCGCGACGAAATGGCCTATCTCGGCCGCGGCCCCGACCGGACGGCCATCGCCGGCTATCGCGGCGGCTACCTGCCGTTGGAGCGGCGGGCCATCGAGGCCGGGCTGCGCGATGGCGCGGTGCGCGGCGTGGTGGCGACCAACGCACTGGAACTGGGCATCGACATCGGTCAGTTGGACGCGGCGGTGCTGACCGGCTACCCCGGCACGGTCGCCAGCACCTGGCAGCAGGCCGGGCGGGCCGGGCGGCGGGCCGAGCGCTCGGCGGCGGTGCTGGTGGCCGGCAACAGCGCTTTGGATCAATACCTGTGCCTGCACCCGCGCTACCTCTTCGGCCGTTCGCCGGAGCACGCGCTGACCAACCCCGACAACCTGCCCATCCTGACCCGCCACCTGCTGTGCGCCGCCTTCGAGTTGCCCTTCGACAGCGATGAGGCTTTCGGCGGCTTCGACCCGGTGCAACCGGTGCTGGACGAACTGGCGCGGGCCGGCGATCTGCACGCCACGCGCGACCGCTATCACTACGTGGGCGATTCCCCCTCGACCGGCGTGTCGCTGCGCACCGGCGGCGACGATAGTGTGGTCATCCAGGACAATAGCGGCCCCCAGCCCAACGTCATCGGCCAGATCGATCTGGCCGGGGCGACGACGATGGTCCACGAGGGGGCCATCTACATCCACCAGGCGCAGACGTTCCTGGTGGAGAAGCTCGATTGGGACGGCCGCCTGGCCGAGGTGCGGCCGGTGGAGGTCGATTATTACACCCGCGCCGCCGTGGGCAGCAACATCCGGCGGCTGGAGGCGGTGGAGGAAAAGGAGCAGGGCGGGCTGACCATCGCCCACGGCGAGGCGACGGTCATCACCCAGGCCACCGGCTACCGCAAGGTGCGCCGCTACACCAGCGAGACGCTGGGCTTCGGCCCCATCGACCTGCCGGCGCTGACGCTGGAGACGACCGGCTACTGGCTGATCTTCAGCGAGGCGTTGACCGATCGGCTCTATGACCTGGGCATCCTGCTGCGGCCCAACGAGTATGGTCCCAACTGGCGGGCGCAGCGGCAACTGGCGCTGGAGCGCGACGGCTTTCGCTGCCGGACGTGCGGGGCGAGCGGCGAGGAGTCGATGCTGCACGTCCACCACATACGCCCGTTCCGCGAATACGGCTACGTGCCGGGCGAGAACGAGCATTACCGGACAGCCAACCAACTGGACAACCTGGTGACGCTGTGCCCCAGTTGCCACCGGCGGGCCGAGGCCGGGCAGCAGACGCGCTCGGCCCTCTCCGGGTTGGGCTACGTGCTGCGCAATCTGGCCCCGCTGTTCCTGATGTGCGACCCGGAGGACATCAGTGTGTCGGCCGAGAGCCTCAGCCCGGTGACGCGCGCGCCGACGCTGGTCATCTATGAGCGCGCGCCGGCCGGGGTGGGTTTCAGCGCGCGGCTGTATGAATTGCACGACACGCTGCTGGCCGCGGCGCTTGAACTGGTGGGCGATTGCCGTTGCGCCGCCGGCTGCCCGGCCTGCGTGGGGCCGCCGGGGGACATTGGGCCGGATACCAAAGAGGTGACGCGGCAGTTGTTGGAAATTCTCGTTGTCACTCACTAA
- a CDS encoding AbrB/MazE/SpoVT family DNA-binding domain-containing protein has product MKSESVTVSQEYQITIPKTARQLLGIKPGDELMFSLADGMMVLLPRPDDFVQYMAGLHQEIWQGIDTTAYLKGERGLTLEQE; this is encoded by the coding sequence ATGAAGTCAGAAAGCGTTACAGTCTCTCAAGAATATCAGATCACGATCCCAAAAACGGCACGCCAATTGCTCGGTATCAAGCCGGGCGACGAACTGATGTTCAGTCTGGCAGACGGGATGATGGTGCTGCTACCTCGCCCGGACGACTTTGTTCAATATATGGCCGGTCTGCATCAAGAAATCTGGCAGGGCATCGACACGACCGCCTACCTAAAGGGGGAGCGAGGTCTAACACTTGAGCAAGAGTAA